The following coding sequences are from one Acidobacteriota bacterium window:
- a CDS encoding sodium:solute symporter — translation MSAIDWAIIAAYLLWIVYDGLKRTKSADQVEGYFLANRSLPWWAAGLSVMATQMSAITLVGTTGQAYADGMRFVQFYFGLPIAMIILSVTIVPFFYRAHVYTAYEYLERRFDAKTRALASLLFLASRSMSTGVIISAPAVILSIVLGWNLYLTVLAIGVPTALYTMFGGVQAVAWTDVKQMVVVISGVLAAVVALIIGLPHDVSLGEAMHIAGSVGRLRTIDFSFTLHEQYTFWSGTIAGLFLMLSYFGCDQSQVQRYLTAKSVDEARSSLMISAYVKIPLQALILMVGVLVFVFYLFNQPPMLFNPVFKAKVAASPRAAEYAQLDQDFTAAFNVRRQAAMSLAEGERSGDRARADEASRAFVASEARVKDTRAKAAALVKDVTGDAKYNDVNYVFPTFVTTRLPVGLVGLIIAAIFAAAMSASAGEMNALATATVIDVYRRHIRKTAPDAHYLLVSKLATGFWGLVACTVAIYAASLGSLIEVVNRFGSFFYGSLLGVFILAIGIRRATSRGAFWGLIAGMAAVAAVANFTTIAFLWHNVVGAVVVVVVGTLLSLTEPQPVRQA, via the coding sequence ATGAGCGCCATCGACTGGGCCATCATCGCCGCTTACCTTCTCTGGATCGTCTACGACGGCCTGAAGCGGACGAAATCGGCGGATCAGGTGGAAGGCTACTTTCTGGCCAACCGCAGCCTGCCGTGGTGGGCCGCCGGGCTGTCGGTGATGGCCACCCAGATGAGCGCCATCACGCTGGTTGGGACGACGGGCCAGGCGTACGCCGACGGGATGCGCTTCGTGCAGTTCTACTTCGGGCTGCCGATTGCGATGATCATCCTGTCGGTCACGATCGTGCCGTTTTTCTATCGGGCGCACGTCTACACGGCTTACGAGTACCTCGAGCGGCGATTCGACGCGAAAACACGCGCCCTGGCGAGCCTGTTGTTTCTGGCGTCGCGGAGCATGTCCACCGGCGTCATCATCTCGGCGCCCGCCGTGATCCTCTCGATCGTGCTCGGGTGGAACCTGTACCTGACCGTGCTCGCCATTGGCGTGCCGACCGCCCTCTACACCATGTTCGGCGGCGTGCAGGCCGTGGCGTGGACCGACGTCAAGCAGATGGTCGTGGTGATCTCGGGGGTGCTGGCGGCCGTGGTGGCCCTCATCATCGGGCTGCCGCACGACGTGTCGCTCGGCGAAGCCATGCACATCGCCGGTTCGGTGGGCCGGCTGCGCACGATCGATTTCTCGTTCACGCTCCACGAGCAGTACACCTTCTGGTCGGGCACGATTGCCGGCTTGTTCCTGATGCTGTCGTACTTCGGGTGCGACCAGAGCCAGGTTCAGCGGTACCTGACGGCGAAGTCCGTGGACGAGGCGCGCAGTTCGCTGATGATCAGCGCCTACGTCAAGATCCCGTTGCAGGCGCTCATTCTGATGGTGGGCGTGCTGGTCTTCGTCTTCTACCTGTTCAACCAGCCGCCGATGCTCTTCAATCCGGTCTTCAAGGCGAAGGTCGCGGCCAGCCCCCGGGCGGCGGAATATGCGCAGCTCGACCAGGATTTTACGGCCGCCTTCAATGTGCGGCGGCAGGCGGCGATGTCGCTGGCCGAGGGGGAGCGGAGCGGTGATCGAGCGCGCGCCGACGAGGCCAGCCGCGCGTTCGTCGCGTCGGAAGCGCGGGTGAAGGACACGCGGGCCAAGGCAGCCGCGCTGGTGAAAGACGTGACCGGTGACGCCAAGTACAACGACGTCAACTACGTGTTTCCGACGTTCGTCACGACGAGACTGCCTGTCGGCCTGGTCGGGCTGATTATCGCGGCCATCTTCGCGGCGGCCATGTCCGCGAGCGCCGGCGAGATGAACGCGCTCGCGACAGCCACGGTGATTGACGTGTACCGCCGGCACATCAGGAAGACCGCGCCCGATGCGCACTATCTGCTGGTGTCGAAGCTGGCAACGGGATTCTGGGGCCTGGTGGCGTGTACGGTGGCGATCTACGCCGCGAGTCTGGGATCGCTGATCGAAGTGGTCAACCGGTTCGGATCGTTCTTCTACGGTTCGCTGCTCGGCGTGTTCATCCTCGCGATCGGGATCAGGCGGGCGACCAGCCGCGGTGCCTTCTGGGGCCTGATCGCCGGCATGGCGGCGGTGGCCGCGGTGGCGAACTTCACGACAATCGCCTTCCTCTGGCACAACGTGGTCGGCGCCGTCGTCGTCGTGGTGGTGGGGACGCTGTTGAGTCTGACCGAACCACAGCCGGTGCGACAAGCGTGA
- the malQ gene encoding 4-alpha-glucanotransferase produces MTGGRSRTGRLAGLLVPLSSCPSTHSWGIGEFPDVPALAGWMRDAGLRLLQLLPLNEMAAGQSSPYSATSALALDPIFIAVPAVADFDVLGGEQALDAASRDMLADVKAATRVDYSHVRAIKSGALRAAFERFRVEEWARDSARAADLRRFADEQRWWLDDHALYRALQYVAGGKEWQAWPAGIRDRDPEALVRARRDLDQEILFRQYLQWIAHDQWQSARAAVRDIRVFGDFPFGVSADSADVWAHQDLFSFDGTIGAPPDAFSDEGQNWRLPMYRWDVMAARRYEWFAARARRAADLFDGYRVDHVVGLFRTWMFPPDDRPPHFLPSAEADQILQGQAVLQVLMAGGADVVAEDLGTIPDFVRAALRTLNIPGYRVLRWEREWLAPGRPFRDPCNYPACSVATSGTHDTDTLAAWWNRLDTDVRTAVLTATGATASDAGAGFGPALRDQLLEALYASGSDLLVLPIQDVFGWTNRINVPAVIDAVNWTWKLPWAVDRFTTQPEAEARAETLRTWGARHGRLP; encoded by the coding sequence GTGACGGGTGGCCGGAGCCGGACGGGGCGCCTGGCCGGGCTGTTGGTTCCGCTCTCCTCGTGTCCATCGACACACAGTTGGGGAATTGGGGAGTTCCCGGACGTGCCGGCACTGGCGGGGTGGATGCGCGACGCCGGACTGCGGTTGCTGCAATTGCTGCCGCTCAACGAAATGGCCGCGGGCCAGAGCTCGCCCTATTCGGCTACGAGCGCGCTGGCGCTCGATCCCATCTTCATTGCGGTTCCGGCCGTTGCCGATTTCGACGTCCTCGGCGGCGAACAGGCCCTCGATGCGGCATCGCGTGACATGCTCGCCGACGTGAAAGCCGCGACGCGGGTCGACTACAGCCACGTGCGGGCGATCAAGTCCGGTGCGCTGAGGGCCGCGTTCGAGCGGTTCCGCGTGGAGGAATGGGCGCGCGACTCCGCGAGAGCGGCCGATCTCAGACGGTTTGCCGACGAACAGCGCTGGTGGCTAGACGACCACGCGCTCTATCGCGCCCTGCAATACGTCGCCGGCGGAAAAGAGTGGCAGGCCTGGCCCGCGGGGATTCGCGACCGGGATCCCGAGGCGCTGGTTCGTGCGCGGCGCGACCTCGACCAGGAAATCCTGTTCCGCCAGTATCTGCAGTGGATCGCGCACGACCAGTGGCAGAGCGCCCGGGCGGCGGTCCGCGACATCAGGGTGTTCGGCGATTTTCCGTTTGGCGTCTCTGCCGACAGCGCCGACGTCTGGGCCCACCAGGATCTGTTTTCGTTTGACGGCACCATCGGTGCGCCGCCCGACGCGTTCAGCGACGAAGGGCAGAACTGGCGATTGCCGATGTATCGATGGGACGTGATGGCTGCCCGCCGGTACGAGTGGTTCGCGGCGCGTGCGCGCCGCGCCGCCGACTTGTTCGACGGTTATCGCGTCGATCATGTTGTAGGGCTGTTCCGCACATGGATGTTCCCGCCCGACGATCGGCCGCCCCACTTCCTGCCGTCTGCCGAAGCCGATCAGATCCTCCAGGGGCAGGCGGTGTTGCAGGTCTTGATGGCCGGCGGCGCCGATGTGGTGGCCGAAGACCTGGGCACAATCCCGGATTTCGTGCGCGCGGCGCTTCGCACGCTGAACATCCCGGGATACCGAGTGCTGAGGTGGGAACGTGAATGGCTCGCTCCCGGGCGCCCGTTCAGGGATCCGTGCAACTACCCGGCGTGCTCGGTGGCGACGTCCGGCACGCACGACACCGACACGCTGGCAGCGTGGTGGAACAGGCTCGACACGGACGTGCGGACCGCCGTGCTGACAGCGACCGGGGCGACGGCAAGCGATGCCGGCGCCGGGTTTGGACCCGCCTTGCGCGACCAGTTGCTCGAGGCGCTCTACGCATCGGGATCCGACCTGCTCGTATTGCCCATCCAGGATGTGTTTGGCTGGACCAACCGCATCAACGTGCCCGCCGTCATCGATGCGGTCAACTGGACGTGGAAGCTGCCATGGGCGGTCGATCGGTTTACCACGCAACCTGAGGCGGAGGCGCGAGCTGAGACCCTCAGAACCTGGGGCGCCCGCCACGGTCGGCTCCCGTAG
- a CDS encoding pyridoxal phosphate-dependent aminotransferase, producing the protein MFSSRLSSDLAPNRLSAAITRLRSADVEIDDLTESNPTVVGLTYPARLLDSLAAPAALSYHPQAFGRPAARQAVVDDYRRRGFAISRDRVVLTASTSEAYSLLFKLLCDPGDEVLVPVPSYPLFQYLASLDAVEARPYRLDFHGRWAYDVDAIKRATTPRTRAVVIVSPNNPTGSYLSRYDLAPLAAHCRAHDIAIIGDEVFAEYVLDVELPRVSSVLAQREALTFGLGGLSKSLGLPQLKLGWMVVNGPDALVKAALERLELICDTYLSVSTPVQEALPTLLVEGASIRSQIRDRITRNYRSVMTLSGSCPSVGVLASEGGWYAVMQVPAMQSEESLVLRILEHDHVLVHPGYFFDFPREAFLIISLLPPPDVFDRAIARVLARVEASE; encoded by the coding sequence GTGTTCTCCTCTCGGCTCTCTTCTGATCTCGCTCCCAACCGCCTGTCGGCGGCGATTACGCGTCTGCGTAGTGCAGACGTCGAGATCGACGATCTGACGGAATCCAATCCGACCGTGGTCGGGCTGACGTATCCTGCGCGGCTGCTCGACTCGCTTGCGGCGCCAGCGGCGCTCAGCTACCACCCTCAGGCGTTCGGCCGGCCGGCCGCGCGGCAGGCCGTCGTGGACGACTATCGGCGCCGTGGATTCGCCATCTCGCGCGATCGAGTCGTGCTGACGGCAAGCACGAGCGAAGCCTATTCGCTATTGTTCAAGCTGCTCTGCGACCCGGGAGACGAAGTGCTCGTGCCGGTGCCGAGCTACCCGCTGTTCCAGTACCTCGCGTCGCTCGATGCCGTAGAGGCGAGACCGTACCGTCTCGACTTTCACGGGCGTTGGGCCTACGATGTCGATGCCATCAAGCGGGCAACGACGCCGCGCACCCGCGCCGTCGTCATCGTGAGCCCCAACAATCCGACGGGATCCTACCTGTCGCGCTATGACCTGGCGCCGCTGGCCGCGCATTGCCGGGCGCACGACATCGCGATCATCGGGGACGAGGTGTTTGCGGAGTACGTGCTGGACGTCGAACTGCCGCGCGTGTCGTCGGTGCTGGCCCAGCGCGAGGCGCTGACATTCGGCCTCGGTGGACTGTCGAAGTCGCTGGGCCTGCCGCAGTTGAAGCTCGGGTGGATGGTCGTCAACGGCCCCGACGCCCTCGTGAAGGCCGCGCTTGAACGCCTGGAACTCATCTGCGACACCTACCTGTCGGTCTCCACGCCCGTTCAGGAGGCGCTCCCGACGCTGCTCGTTGAAGGCGCGTCGATTCGATCACAGATTCGCGATCGAATCACCCGTAATTACCGAAGCGTCATGACGCTCTCGGGCTCCTGCCCGTCGGTGGGCGTGCTGGCGTCAGAGGGCGGCTGGTATGCCGTGATGCAGGTGCCGGCCATGCAGTCCGAGGAGTCGCTCGTGCTCCGCATCCTCGAGCACGATCACGTCCTGGTGCACCCCGGATATTTCTTCGACTTCCCGAGAGAGGCCTTCCTCATCATCAGCCTGCTCCCTCCTCCTGACGTGTTCGACCGCGCAATCGCCCGGGTGCTCGCCCGGGTGGAGGCCAGCGAGTGA
- a CDS encoding PIG-L family deacetylase: MRRLLLAGLVIGAIALAGLTARDANVHAQSRQLSIVSADSGHVALGLAIRRLGVSGTFMQTAAHPDDEHNQLHALLARGMGLRSIIVQTTRGAGGQNEIGPELFQDMAVLRTAELLAAHRLDGAEQWFTRAIDYGYSFSPDEIYAKWGRREVVADFVRLIRTLRPDVVVTMNIQGRGGDRAHEATAVLTREAFRAAADPTQFPEQIAEGLRPWQAKKLYFSGAGGPPPGASVTPPAVRLASVNAGVYDQLLGRTYTEIGADARSSHKCQGMGQLSPLPGGGGGGRGAGPGRYQLVDSTIPGQTDKDETSLFDGIDTTLAGLAQYAGPIPPDALKNGLAAIADQARIARTAFDGGNDAAAAAPIVAGLSALRELRAQLASMGLSDTARYEIDLRLAIKEQDYQAAALAAYGVSFEALADDGLVVGGQPVKISLVAANRGASDITVADVMVTGFDGRAACNAGPVKINTAYTCTADVQIPKTARLTAPYWTDQYWTAQPQKAALDIYEPDVPFGAPFRPTPFRAVFRLKLGGADVTRDVPVQYRYARDVFVGEKRIELNVVPAFSVKMTPATAVVPTTSGAAAKPATREIHVSVTNGTKRAAQATVALEVPPGWQVAPAQAPLNFSAEDESLTVRFAVTVPAGIKPGDYKMQGLVTSAATGSDRFLSGYQEIDYPHIERRQVIKPAVTSLKVMNVRVAPNLRVGYIMGVGDQVPPALEQLGARLDFIEPDDLAWGDLSRYDVIMTGVRAYERRKDLRAYNRRLLDFAERGGTVIVQYNKMEFNQAQYGPFPARVSSARVTDENAPVTVLVPNHPVFTFPNTIGDRTWQGWVQERGLYFLGEKDAKYVDLVQMEDPFPDNPGIKRGALVEARTGKGRWLYVGLGLWREVPAGVEGAYQLLANLISLPRAPEKAGAPK, from the coding sequence ATGAGACGTCTTCTGCTTGCTGGGCTCGTCATCGGAGCCATCGCACTTGCCGGCCTCACCGCACGTGACGCGAACGTGCACGCGCAGAGCCGGCAGCTTTCGATTGTGAGCGCCGACAGCGGACACGTCGCGCTCGGTCTGGCGATCCGGCGCCTTGGGGTCTCCGGCACGTTCATGCAGACGGCCGCGCACCCGGATGACGAACACAACCAGTTGCACGCGCTGCTGGCGCGGGGGATGGGCCTGCGATCGATCATCGTGCAGACCACGCGCGGCGCGGGCGGCCAGAACGAGATCGGGCCGGAGCTCTTTCAGGACATGGCGGTGCTCCGCACGGCGGAACTGCTGGCGGCGCATCGGCTCGACGGCGCGGAGCAGTGGTTTACGCGGGCGATTGACTACGGCTACTCCTTCAGCCCGGACGAGATCTATGCGAAGTGGGGACGGCGCGAAGTCGTCGCCGACTTTGTGCGCCTGATTCGCACGTTGCGTCCCGACGTGGTCGTGACGATGAACATCCAGGGTCGCGGCGGCGATCGTGCGCACGAAGCGACGGCGGTCCTGACCAGGGAGGCGTTCCGCGCGGCTGCCGATCCAACGCAGTTCCCAGAGCAGATCGCGGAGGGTCTGCGCCCGTGGCAGGCGAAGAAGTTGTACTTCAGCGGCGCGGGTGGCCCACCTCCGGGAGCGTCAGTCACGCCGCCGGCCGTTCGGCTGGCCTCAGTGAACGCGGGCGTCTACGATCAGCTTCTCGGTCGCACGTACACAGAGATCGGCGCGGATGCTCGCAGCAGCCACAAGTGCCAGGGCATGGGTCAGTTGTCTCCTCTTCCCGGCGGGGGCGGGGGCGGACGCGGCGCCGGCCCGGGCCGCTACCAGTTGGTCGACTCGACAATCCCAGGACAAACCGACAAGGACGAGACCTCTCTCTTCGACGGGATCGACACGACGCTCGCTGGTCTCGCGCAATACGCCGGGCCGATCCCGCCAGACGCGCTCAAGAACGGGCTGGCGGCCATTGCCGATCAGGCGCGGATCGCCCGAACGGCATTTGACGGCGGCAATGACGCCGCCGCGGCCGCTCCCATCGTGGCGGGACTGTCGGCGCTGCGGGAACTCCGGGCGCAACTCGCGTCGATGGGCCTGAGCGATACGGCGCGGTACGAAATCGATCTGCGTCTGGCGATCAAGGAACAGGACTACCAGGCCGCGGCGCTGGCCGCATACGGCGTCAGTTTCGAAGCCCTCGCCGATGACGGGCTCGTCGTTGGCGGGCAGCCGGTCAAGATCTCGCTGGTCGCCGCCAATCGCGGCGCGTCCGATATCACCGTCGCCGACGTGATGGTCACGGGATTTGACGGTCGCGCGGCCTGCAACGCCGGCCCGGTCAAGATCAACACGGCGTACACCTGCACCGCCGATGTTCAGATCCCGAAGACGGCAAGGCTGACGGCGCCGTACTGGACGGACCAGTACTGGACCGCGCAGCCCCAGAAAGCCGCGCTCGACATCTACGAACCAGATGTGCCGTTTGGCGCACCCTTCCGGCCGACTCCATTCCGCGCGGTATTCCGGCTGAAGCTCGGCGGCGCCGATGTGACCAGGGATGTGCCGGTCCAGTACCGTTACGCCAGGGACGTCTTCGTCGGCGAGAAGCGAATCGAACTCAACGTCGTGCCCGCTTTCTCCGTGAAGATGACCCCGGCAACCGCCGTGGTCCCAACGACCTCTGGCGCTGCCGCGAAGCCGGCGACACGCGAGATCCACGTCTCAGTGACCAATGGCACCAAAAGGGCGGCGCAGGCCACGGTCGCGCTCGAGGTTCCACCAGGGTGGCAGGTCGCTCCCGCACAGGCACCGCTCAATTTCTCCGCCGAAGACGAATCGCTCACCGTTCGCTTTGCCGTGACGGTTCCAGCCGGCATCAAGCCAGGTGACTACAAGATGCAGGGCCTGGTCACGTCGGCGGCGACTGGTTCCGATCGGTTCCTCAGCGGCTATCAGGAAATTGACTACCCTCACATCGAGCGCCGCCAGGTGATCAAGCCCGCCGTCACCTCACTCAAGGTGATGAACGTCCGGGTCGCGCCCAATCTCCGCGTCGGGTACATCATGGGTGTCGGCGATCAGGTGCCGCCCGCGTTGGAGCAGCTCGGGGCCAGGCTGGACTTTATCGAACCCGACGATCTGGCGTGGGGCGACTTGAGTCGGTACGACGTCATCATGACGGGCGTGCGCGCCTACGAACGCCGGAAGGACCTTCGCGCCTACAACCGCCGCCTGCTCGATTTCGCCGAGCGCGGCGGGACGGTCATCGTCCAGTACAACAAGATGGAATTCAATCAGGCCCAGTACGGCCCCTTCCCTGCCCGCGTAAGCTCAGCCCGGGTCACTGACGAGAATGCACCGGTGACGGTGCTCGTGCCGAACCACCCGGTGTTCACCTTTCCGAACACGATCGGCGACCGCACGTGGCAGGGCTGGGTGCAGGAGCGCGGTCTGTATTTCCTTGGCGAGAAGGACGCGAAGTACGTGGACCTCGTGCAGATGGAGGATCCGTTCCCCGACAATCCGGGCATCAAACGCGGCGCGCTGGTCGAAGCGCGAACCGGGAAGGGCCGGTGGCTCTATGTTGGTCTCGGCCTGTGGCGCGAGGTGCCGGCTGGAGTCGAGGGCGCCTATCAACTGCTGGCGAACCTGATCAGCCTCCCGAGAGCGCCGGAGAAAGCTGGGGCCCCGAAGTAA